The segment GCGGTGCTCGATGCGGTCGACGACGAACCGATGGCGCTCGGAGAGGCGATCGCGGCCGCGCTGCCGCCCGCGCAGGCCGACATCGCCTCGGGCGGTCATCTCGACGGCAACGAGATCGCCACCGCGTTCGCGCCGGGAGGAGATCGACTCGCGTGGCTCGTGCGCGTCTTCGATGCCCTCGACGCGCCCGCCGCCCACCGCGACCAGCTGTTCGAGGCGATCGGCGCCTCGACGAGGCTCGACCTCGCCGATTCACCGCTCTCGCGGACCTTCCTGCGCGGCCCCTCGCGCCGACCGTTCTGCGTGACGCGCCTCGTACGCGACCCCGACGTGGCGGCAACGCTCGAAACCCCGCTCGCGACGCCGCGCGGAGCGTCCCTGCGCGAGCGGGAGGCCGCGCTCGACGCGAGCCGCGGCGCGATCGCGGTCCTCGGCCGCGAAACCGATGCGATGGCGACGACGAGCGCACGGGACAGCGAACTCCACGCGCTCGGTCGCGGACTCGTCATCGCGCTGCACGCCCCGTCGCCCGATCGCGCGGGCGCCTACGATGCGCACGTGGGCTTCGGGCTCTACCGCAACGGCGTGCCGGTCGCCTACGGCGGCGGATGGCCGTTCGCCGGCGGCTGCAGGATCGGGGTCAACGTGTTCCCGGCGTTCCGCGGCGGCGAGTCCGCGTGGCTGTTCGCGCAGGTGCTGCGCGCCTATCGGCAGCGCTTTCACGTCGTGCGCTTCGTCGTCGAACCGTACCAGTACGGCGCCGGCAACCGCGAAGGGCTGGAATCGGGCGCGTTCTGGTTCTACTGGCGCCTGGGCTTCCGTCCGGTCGTGCCGCGCGTCCGCGCGCTCGCGGAGGCGGAGGCCGCCAAACTCGCCGCGGACCGCGACTACCGCGCGCCGATCGCGATGCTTCGCCGCTTCACGACGAGCGACATCGCCCTCGACCTCGCGCCGGGCGCCGCGCCGCCCGACGCGGCGGAACTCGCCGAGGCGGCCTCCGACTGGCTCGCACGGCGCGGACGCGGCGACTTCGCTCATGCGGAGCGCTTCGCGCTCGCGGCGGCCGAACGCCTCCTCGGACGTCGCGCGCCGGCGTCCGGCCCGGAACGCGACGCCTGGCGCGCCTTCGCGCCGCTCCTCGCGCAACTGCCTTCGCTCGCGCGCTGGTCGGCCCGCGAGCGCGCCCACCTCGCCGCCCTCCTCGATCTCAAGGCGCGCGACACGTTCGCGTTCCAGCGCAATCTCGCCGCGTCGCCGCGCCTGTGCCAGGCGCTCTCCACGCTCGCGACACGACGACGCGCGGAGCTTTGCTAGAATCCCGGCGTCCGTCGTTCGCCGTTCGCACCGATGCCGCAGCGTTCCCGCAGCAGGAAACCACGCTCTGCCCGTCCCTGGCGCGTCCTCGAGTCCCCGATCCACGGCCGGGGCGTGTTCGCCGCGCGCACGATCCGCAAGGGCGAGACGATCATCGAGTACCGGGGCCGGCGCACCAGCTACGAAGAGGCCTGCGAGGGTCCCGACTCCGACCCGCACAACCCCTACCACACGTTCCTGTTCTCGCTCGACGACGGCCGCGTGATCGACGCCTCGGTGCGCGGCAACGCCGCGCGCTGGATCAACCACTCCTGCGCGCCGAACTGCGAGACCTACGAAGACGACGAAGGGCGCGTGTTCATCGAGGCGCGACGCACGATCCGCGCCGGCGAGGAACTCGCGTACGACTACCAGTTGCAGCACGACGGGCCGGTCGGGCCGCGCGTGCGCAAGCGCTACGCCTGCCGCTGCGGCGCCTCGCGCTGTCGCGGCACGATGCTCGCGCGCAAGTAGCACCTCCACGCCCGCGCCTCCCGCGACGGCCCGCTCCGCGCGGCCTCCGGCGCGTCCTCCGACGCACGCGGATCATGACGACGACGGTGATAGTCGTGGCTTATTGTCGCCATAATGATAAACAATTTGTATTCTCGTAGTGTTGATCATAAACTCTGCTTCGTCCTGTTTCCCATCGCACGAAGGAGAGCCGCATGAAGACCGTCGGACAGAAGCTCGAAGCGTTTTCCGTCATGGGCGTCAAGCCCGGATTCAACCAGCACGAGGAGGGCGGCGTCTCGGCGTTCGAGACGATCACCGAGGCCTCGTTCCCGGGCAAGTGGAAGATCGTCTACTTCTACCCGAAGGACTTCACCTTCGTCTGCCCGACCGAGATCGTCGGCTTCGC is part of the Burkholderiales bacterium genome and harbors:
- a CDS encoding SET domain-containing protein-lysine N-methyltransferase, whose protein sequence is MPQRSRSRKPRSARPWRVLESPIHGRGVFAARTIRKGETIIEYRGRRTSYEEACEGPDSDPHNPYHTFLFSLDDGRVIDASVRGNAARWINHSCAPNCETYEDDEGRVFIEARRTIRAGEELAYDYQLQHDGPVGPRVRKRYACRCGASRCRGTMLARK